The Corylus avellana chromosome ca8, CavTom2PMs-1.0 genome has a segment encoding these proteins:
- the LOC132189860 gene encoding plastocyanin, giving the protein MATVTSAAVAIPSFTGLKAAGAAKVSAIAKVSASPVPRLSVKASLKDVGVAVAATAASAILASNAMAVEVLLGASDGSLAFVPSNFSVSAGEKIVFKNNAGFPHNVVFDEDEIPGGVDAGKISMSEEDLLNAPGETYAVTLTEKGSYSFYCSPHQGAGMVGKVTVN; this is encoded by the coding sequence ATGGCTACTGTCACCTCTGCAGCTGTTGCCATCCCATCATTCACCGGCCTCAAGGCAGCCGGGGCAGCCAAAGTTAGCGCCATTGCTAAAGTGTCAGCTTCTCCAGTCCCAAGGCTTAGCGTCAAGGCTTCACTCAAGGATGTGGGTGTCGCCGTTGCGGCCACCGCCGCAAGCGCAATCCTTGCAAGCAATGCCATGGCCGTAGAGGTCTTGCTTGGTGCAAGCGACGGGTCGTTGGCTTTCGTTCCCAGCAACTTCAGCGTGAGCGCCGGAGAGAAGATAGTGTTCAAGAACAACGCCGGGTTCCCCCACAATGTTGTGTTCGACGAGGACGAGATTCCCGGCGGAGTAGATGCGGGGAAGATCTCCATGAGTGAGGAGGACCTCCTTAATGCCCCAGGAGAGACATATGCTGTGACCTTGACTGAAAAAGGCAGCTACTCGTTCTATTGTTCCCCTCACCAGGGAGCTGGTATGGTGGGAAAAGTTACCGTTAAttaa